The following proteins come from a genomic window of Companilactobacillus pabuli:
- a CDS encoding FAD:protein FMN transferase, translated as MGLINKSYYALGTVINLSVAEPSGVADLEAGYKLIQNFEDKLTVNRNESEVMSINHNAGIKPVQVPEDTYDLIKRAVLVSRKHLGFNVAIGPLVKLWKIGFKGANKPCDKDIKQRLQIIDPEKIILDDANMSVFLQEKGMEIDLGGIAKGYIADEIKKLWQKRGVQTGIIDLGGNVLLVGDSLHEDKLWNIGIQNPIKPRDVSLGVVHIPEKSIGTSGIYERKLVIDGHEYHHMFDSKTGYPIKNNLASVTIISDKSIDGEIWSTIGFYQGIKRGMALIEAQKGIEAVFITKDLETFVTSGLKDIFKKI; from the coding sequence ATGGGGCTAATTAACAAGAGCTATTATGCATTGGGAACAGTGATCAACTTGTCAGTGGCAGAACCTAGTGGTGTGGCTGATTTAGAGGCTGGTTACAAGTTGATTCAAAACTTTGAAGATAAGTTGACCGTCAATCGTAACGAGTCAGAAGTCATGTCGATCAATCACAATGCCGGTATCAAGCCAGTTCAGGTGCCAGAAGATACGTATGATTTAATCAAACGAGCTGTTTTAGTCAGTCGCAAACATCTAGGCTTTAATGTAGCAATCGGACCTTTAGTCAAATTGTGGAAAATTGGTTTTAAGGGTGCCAACAAGCCTTGTGACAAAGATATCAAGCAACGCTTACAAATTATCGACCCTGAAAAAATAATCCTCGACGACGCCAATATGAGCGTATTTTTGCAAGAAAAAGGTATGGAGATCGACCTTGGTGGTATTGCCAAAGGTTATATTGCTGACGAGATCAAAAAGCTTTGGCAAAAACGTGGTGTTCAGACGGGAATTATTGATTTGGGTGGTAATGTTTTGTTAGTCGGCGACAGTTTGCATGAGGACAAGTTATGGAATATCGGTATTCAAAATCCCATTAAGCCGCGAGATGTCTCCTTAGGTGTCGTGCATATTCCTGAAAAATCAATTGGTACGTCTGGTATTTATGAACGCAAGTTAGTAATTGATGGTCATGAATATCACCACATGTTTGATTCAAAAACTGGCTATCCAATCAAAAATAACCTTGCTAGTGTGACAATTATTAGTGACAAGTCGATTGACGGTGAAATTTGGTCAACGATTGGCTTTTATCAAGGTATAAAACGTGGTATGGCTTTGATTGAAGCACAAAAGGGAATTGAAGCTGTCTTTATTACGAAGGACTTAGAGACCTTTGTTACTAGCGGATTGAAAGATAT